In the Diceros bicornis minor isolate mBicDic1 chromosome 22, mDicBic1.mat.cur, whole genome shotgun sequence genome, one interval contains:
- the KCNV2 gene encoding potassium voltage-gated channel subfamily V member 2, whose product MLKQSERRRSWSYKPWNTTEGEDESQAGDSQHRRSICSVGARSGSQASIPPWTEGNYNYYIEEDEDGEEDELKDDLPEDQLPEEANTVQSDGCPDPPAVSSTLNVNVGGHSYHLDYIELACYPKTRLGRLATSTNRSRQLALCDDYEAQTDEYFFDRDPAVFQLVYNFYLSGVLMVRDELCPRSFLEELGYWGVRLKYTPRCCRICFEERRDELSEQLKIQRELRAQAQAEEAEELFRDMRFYGPQRRCLWNLLEKPFSSVAAKVIGVASSLFVLISVVALALNTVEEMHHQTEQGAGGGDPRPILEHVEMLCIAFFTLEFLLRLASTPDLRRFARSALNLVDLVAILPLYLQLLLECFTSEDQQHGKGSPLEHDLETVGRVGKVGQVLRIMRLMRILRILKLARHSTGLRAFGFTLRQCYQQVGCLLLFIAMGIFAFSAAAYSVEHDVPGTNFTSIPHAWWWAAVSISTVGYGDMYPETHLGRLFAFLCIAFGIILNGMPISILYNKFSDYYSKLKAYEYTAIRRERGKVDFLQRARKKMAECLAGSNPQPTSRREN is encoded by the exons ATGCTGAAACAGAGCGAGAGGAGGCGATCTTGGAGCTACAAGCCCTGGAATACTACGGAGGGCGAGGATGAGTCCCAGGCAGGGGACAGCCAACACCGCAGGAGCATCTGCTCCGTGGGGGCCCGTTCCGGCTCCCAGGCCAGCATCCCACCGTGGACCGAGGGCAACTACAACTACTACATCGAGGAGGACGAGGACGGGGAGGAGGATGAACTGAAGGACGACCTGCCCGAGGACCAGCTGCCAGAGGAGGCCAACACCGTCCAGTCGGACGGCTGCCCGGACCCTCCGGCCGTGTCGTCCACGCTGAACGTGAACGTGGGCGGCCACAGCTACCACCTGGACTACATCGAGCTGGCCTGCTACCCCAAGACGCGCCTGGGCCGCCTGGCCACCTCCACCAACCGCAGCCGCCAGCTGGCCCTGTGCGACGACTACGAGGCACAGACGGACGAGTACTTCTTCGACCGCGACCCAGCCGTGTTCCAGCTCGTCTACAATTTCTACTTGTCCGGGGTGCTCATGGTGCGCGACGAGCTGTGCCCGCGtagcttcctggaggagctgggctACTGGGGCGTGCGGCTCAAGTACACGCCGCGCTGCTGCCGCATCTGCTTCGAGGAGCGGCGCGACGAGCTCAGCGAGCAGCTCAAGATCCAGCGCGAGCTGCGCGCCCAGGCGCAGGCCGAGGAGGCCGAGGAGCTCTTCCGCGACATGCGCTTCTACGGGCCGCAGCGGCGCTGCCTCTGGAACCTTCTGGAGAAGCCCTTCTCGTCGGTGGCCGCCAAGGTCATCGGGGTGGCCTCCAGCCTCTTCGTGCTCATCTCCGTGGTAGCGCTGGCCCTCAACACGGTGGAGGAGATGCACCATCAGACGGAGCagggcgcgggcggcggcgaCCCGCGGCCCATCCTGGAGCACGTGGAGATGCTGTGCATCGCCTTCTTCACGCTGGAGTTCCTGCTGCGCCTCGCCTCCACGCCCGACCTGCGGCGCTTTGCGCGCAGCGCCCTCAACCTGGTGGACCTCGTGGCCATCCTGCCGCTCTACCTGCAGCTGCTGCTTGAGTGCTTCACCAGCGAGGACCAGCAGCACGGCAAGGGCTCGCCGCTAGAGCACGACCTGGAGACCGTGGGCCGCGTGGGCAAGGTGGGCCAGGTGCTGCGCATCATGCGCCTCATGCGCATCCTCCGCATCCTCAAGCTGGCGCGCCACTCCACCGGGCTGCGCGCCTTCGGCTTCACGCTGCGCCAGTGCTACCAGCAGGTGGGCTGCCTGCTGCTCTTCATCGCCATGGGCATCTTCGCCTTCTCCGCGGCCGCCTACTCCGTGGAACACGACGTGCCCGGCACCAACTTCACCAGCATCCCCCACGCCTGGTGGTGGGCGGCG GTTAGCATCTCCACTGTGGGCTATGGAGACATGTACCCGGAGACCCACCTGGGTAGGCTTTTTGCCTTCCTCTGCATTGCTTTCGGGATCATCCTCAACGGGATGCCCATTTCCATCCTCTACAACAAGTTCTCCGATTACTACAGCAAGCTCAAGGCTTATGAGTACACTGCCATCCGAAGGGAAAGGGGAAAGGTGGACTTCCTGCAGAGAGCCAGAAAGAAGATGGCTGAGTGTTTGGCTGGAAGCAACCCACAGCCCACCTCAAGGAGAGAGAATTAA